In one window of Blastopirellula marina DNA:
- the ssb gene encoding single-stranded DNA-binding protein yields the protein MASFNRVILVGNLTRDIDLRYVSGGGTAVTELGLAVNDRRKTQSGEWVDETTFVDVTLWGRTAEIASEYLSKGSSVLIEGRLKLDTWETDGQKRSKLRVVGEKMQMLGGRDGGGGGGGRSGGPSRPARQSQPQGGGRGGYDQSSGSDYDSYDDGSFGGAGSQGAADDDIPF from the coding sequence ATGGCAAGTTTCAACCGAGTTATTCTGGTCGGGAACCTGACGCGGGATATCGATTTGCGATATGTCTCCGGTGGTGGAACAGCCGTTACTGAGCTGGGTCTGGCGGTTAACGATCGACGTAAGACACAATCGGGCGAATGGGTCGATGAAACGACCTTCGTAGACGTAACCTTGTGGGGACGTACTGCGGAAATCGCCAGTGAATACTTAAGCAAGGGCTCGTCCGTATTGATCGAAGGACGGCTCAAGCTTGACACGTGGGAAACAGACGGTCAGAAGCGATCCAAGCTTCGCGTGGTTGGCGAGAAGATGCAAATGCTCGGCGGCCGCGACGGAGGCGGTGGCGGCGGTGGTCGAAGCGGCGGGCCTTCCCGACCAGCTCGACAATCCCAACCACAAGGCGGCGGTCGCGGTGGTTATGACCAATCGTCTGGATCCGACTATGACTCGTACGATGACGGCAGCTTTGGGGGAGCAGGTTCCCAGGGAGCAGCCGACGATGATATTCCGTTCTAA
- the rplI gene encoding 50S ribosomal protein L9 has translation MPTRSEKHKARPWKRLPKGKNGGIELLLIQSVDHLGKPGDVVEVRPGYANNYLIPQGLATIATSHHKRMVEKHKAKLVEIEKSRLAGLRAIADLLNRQSVTIEANANDEGHLYGSVGQVEIVHALKEQNFTVTPDQVRLQGPLKELGLYTVKIHLHAEIESELKVWVVPTVSGE, from the coding sequence ATGCCAACTCGATCTGAAAAGCACAAAGCACGTCCCTGGAAGCGATTGCCAAAAGGCAAGAACGGCGGTATCGAACTGCTGTTGATCCAGTCGGTTGACCACCTCGGCAAGCCGGGCGATGTCGTGGAAGTGCGTCCTGGTTACGCCAATAATTACCTGATCCCGCAAGGCTTGGCGACGATCGCCACAAGCCATCACAAGCGGATGGTCGAAAAGCACAAGGCCAAGTTGGTCGAGATCGAGAAGTCGCGTTTGGCTGGTCTCCGTGCGATCGCCGACTTGTTGAATCGCCAAAGCGTTACGATCGAAGCCAACGCCAACGACGAAGGTCACCTGTACGGAAGCGTCGGTCAGGTCGAGATCGTTCACGCGTTGAAAGAGCAGAACTTCACCGTTACTCCAGATCAGGTTCGCCTGCAGGGTCCGCTGAAGGAACTCGGTTTGTATACCGTCAAGATTCACCTTCATGCCGAAATTGAATCGGAATTGAAGGTTTGGGTTGTTCCGACCGTTTCTGGTGAGTAG